One Streptosporangium becharense genomic window, CAACTGGGAGCCGCATCTGGGCGAGGACCCCGACGTCGACGTCGTCCGCACGGCCCTCGCCGAGCGGTTGAAGCCGGTCGACGACTACGCGGAGGTGTTCGACCCGTACAAGGACACCGGCGTGACGCCCTACCGGCTGTCGGACGACCTGACGGCGGTGGCGGCCGACCTGTTGCACGGCCTGCGGCACTACAAGGCGGGCCGTCCGCTGGAGGCGCTGTGGTGGTGGCAGTACTCCTACTTCAACACCTGGGGCAACCACGCCGGGGCGGCGCTGAGGGCACTTCAGGCGCTTGTCGCCCATACGCGTCTTGACGTGGCTGAAGAGCGCACAACCGTGTGATTGTCCACATGCTGGGCGAAAGCAGAAGAGCCCAGCTAGGGCGCCAGTAGACTGAGAGCTCCACAGCCCTAGATTGCTTCGGAGACATCTCGTGGCGCTCGTTGTTCAGAAGTATGGTGGTTCGTCCGTCGCCGACGCGTCCTGCATCAAGCGGGTCGCGCAGCGGATCGTCGCGACGAAAAAAGCCGGCAACGACGTCGTGGTGATCGTCTCGGCGATGGGCGACACCACCGACGAGCTGCTGGACCTGGCCAAGCAGGTCTCGCCGCTCCCGCCGGGCCGCGAGCTCGACATGCTGCTCACCTCGGGTGAGCGCATCTCGATGGCGCTGCTGGCGATGGCGATCGCCAATCTGGGGCAGGAGGCGCGTTCGTTCACCGGTTCCCAGGCCGGCGTGATCACCGACTCCACGCACGGCCGCGCCCGCATCATCGATGTGACGCCCGGCCGGATCCGCGAGGCCCTCGACGGCGGCCAGATCGCGATCGTGGCCGGTTTCCAGGGCGTCTCCCAGGACACCAAGGACATCACCACGCTCGGCCGGGGTGGTTCCGACACGACGGCCGTGGCGCTCGCCGCCGCGCTGGACGCCGACGTGTGCGAGATCTACACCGACGTGGACGGCGTCTTCACCGCCGACCCCCGCATCGTCCCGGCCGCCCGCAAGATCCCCAGGATCTCGTACGACGAGATGATGGAGATGGCGGCGTGCGGTGCGAAGATCCTGCACCTGCGGTGCGTCGAGTACGCTCGCCGCTTCAACCTGCCGATCCACGTCAGAAGCTCGTTCAGTACCAAGGAAGGCACGTGGGTCGTCTCCGACCCCGACAGTGAAGGAACAGAGATGGAGCAGCCGATCATCTCCGGCGTCGCGCACGACCGGAGCGAGGCCAAGATCACCGTTGTCGGGGTCCCCGACAAGGTCGGCGAGGCTGCGACGATCTTCAAAACGCTGGCCGACGCCGAAATCAACATCGACATGATCGTGCAGAACGTGTCGGCGGCGACGACCGGCCGGACGGACATCTCCTTCACGCTGCCCACGAGCGACGGCTCCACGGCACTCACCGCGCTGAAGAAGATCCAGGAGCGCATCGGCTTCGAGTCGCTGCTCTTCGACGACCAGATCGGCAAGGTCTCGCTGATCGGTGCGGGCATGCGCTCGCACCCCGGCGTCACCGCGACGTTCTTCGCCGCCCTCGCCGACGCGGGGGTGAACATCGAGATGATCTCCACCTCGGAGATCCGCATCTCGGTGATCGTCGGGCAGGACGAGGTGGACACGGCGGTCAGCGCCGCCCACCGCGCGTTCGACCTCGACGCCGACCAGGTTGAAGCCGTGATCTACGGAGGTACCGGGCGATGAGCCGCCGACCCACCCTTGCTCTGATCGGCGCGACCGGTGCCGTCGGCACCGTCATGCGCGACATCATCTCCACCCGGGAGAACGTCTACGGCGACATCAAGCTCGTCGCCTCCGCCCGTTCCGCGGGCAAGGTCCTGCAGGTCCGCGGCGAGGACGTGGTCGTCCAGGAGTTGACCCCCGAGGTCTTCGACGGCGTCGACATCGCGATCTTCGACGTGCCGGACGAGGTCTCCGCGACCTGGGTGCCGATCGCCGCCGAGCGCGGCGCGGTCGTCATCGACAAGTCGGGCACCTTCCGGATGAACCCCGAGGTCCCGCTGGTCGTTCCGGAGGTCAACCCCGAGGCCGCGCGCGACCGGCCGCTGGGCATCATCTCCACCCCCAACTGCACCACCCTGTCGATGATGGCCGCGATGGGAGCCCTGCACGAGGAGTACGGCCTGCGCGAACTGGTGGTCGCCTCCTACCAGGCGGTCTCCGGTGCGGGTGTGGCCGGTTCGGCCCGCCTGTACGACGAGGTCGAGGCCCTGGCCGGTGACCGGACGGTCGGGCAGACCGCCGGTGACGTGCGCAAGGCCCTGCAGAACAAGCTCGGAGACGGGGAGTCGCCCTTCCCGGCGCCGGTGGCGTTCAACGTCGTGCCGTGGGCGGGTTCGCTCAAGGACGGCGGCTGGGCCTCGGAGGAGATCAAGCTCCGCAACGAGTCGCGGAAGATCCTCGGGATCGACGACCTGAAGGTCTCGGCGACCTGCGTGCGGGTGCCGGTGATCACCACTCACTCGCTGGCCGTGCACGCGACCTTCGAGCGGGAGATCACCGTCGCCGACGCCCACCGGATCCTGGAGGCCGCTCCGACCGTGGTCGTCATGGACGACCCGGCCAACGGCGTCTTCCCCACCCCGGCCGACGTCGTGGGCACCGACCCGACCTACGTGGGCCGGATCCGCCAGGCGCTCGACTTCCCGAACACCCTCGACCTGTTCGTCTGCGGCGACAACCTGCGCAAGGGTGCCGCCCTGAACGCGGCGGAGATCGCCGAGCTGGTCGCGGCCGAGTTCGTGTAGCCGCACGGCGACGGGCCGCGCGTCTCGCGCGGGACCCGTGCCGGCCTCGCCCGTACGGCGGCCTCCCACGCCGTCGTACGGGCCCTTCCGGTGGGCGGGCCGGACCCGCTCTCCAGCGGAGGGCGGGCCGGGGAACGGGGCCTCAGTGGAAGAGGATGTCCCAGTGGTCCGGTTCGCGGGCGTAGACGGTTCCGGAGGAGCCGTACAGACGGGCTCCGTCACCGCGTACGCCCTGTAGCGAGTTGTTCCGCCGGATGTAGCGATTGATGCATCGGTTGGGCTTGATATCCAGTTTGTAGCCCGCGTAGTGGCTGTAGGTTCCCGGCGCGTGGCCCACCTCGGTCCCGCCGGTGACGACGATCGGGCAGTCGCTCCGGCGTCTCAACGCGATGACACTGGCGACGGTGGTGCTTCGCACAGCCTCCAGCGAGGTGCAGGTCCGTATGTGGCGGTCGGCACAGCCGCCGGACGAGGTCCAGCGCAGGCCCGCCTTCCGCAGTCGTAGCGCCGCATCGGTGTGCTGAAGCCGGGCGGGCATGCCGCTCGCGGTCGTATGCGCCTTTCTGGTTTTCTGCGTTTTCTGTACTT contains:
- a CDS encoding DUF5063 domain-containing protein; protein product: MSDDAWGALAQRVAEHAENYIDGLTRLAGGEGGDAILPLLLVEVAQVSSAGAQLGASRDVILSGNWEPHLGEDPDVDVVRTALAERLKPVDDYAEVFDPYKDTGVTPYRLSDDLTAVAADLLHGLRHYKAGRPLEALWWWQYSYFNTWGNHAGAALRALQALVAHTRLDVAEERTTV
- a CDS encoding aspartate kinase — translated: MALVVQKYGGSSVADASCIKRVAQRIVATKKAGNDVVVIVSAMGDTTDELLDLAKQVSPLPPGRELDMLLTSGERISMALLAMAIANLGQEARSFTGSQAGVITDSTHGRARIIDVTPGRIREALDGGQIAIVAGFQGVSQDTKDITTLGRGGSDTTAVALAAALDADVCEIYTDVDGVFTADPRIVPAARKIPRISYDEMMEMAACGAKILHLRCVEYARRFNLPIHVRSSFSTKEGTWVVSDPDSEGTEMEQPIISGVAHDRSEAKITVVGVPDKVGEAATIFKTLADAEINIDMIVQNVSAATTGRTDISFTLPTSDGSTALTALKKIQERIGFESLLFDDQIGKVSLIGAGMRSHPGVTATFFAALADAGVNIEMISTSEIRISVIVGQDEVDTAVSAAHRAFDLDADQVEAVIYGGTGR
- a CDS encoding aspartate-semialdehyde dehydrogenase, whose product is MSRRPTLALIGATGAVGTVMRDIISTRENVYGDIKLVASARSAGKVLQVRGEDVVVQELTPEVFDGVDIAIFDVPDEVSATWVPIAAERGAVVIDKSGTFRMNPEVPLVVPEVNPEAARDRPLGIISTPNCTTLSMMAAMGALHEEYGLRELVVASYQAVSGAGVAGSARLYDEVEALAGDRTVGQTAGDVRKALQNKLGDGESPFPAPVAFNVVPWAGSLKDGGWASEEIKLRNESRKILGIDDLKVSATCVRVPVITTHSLAVHATFEREITVADAHRILEAAPTVVVMDDPANGVFPTPADVVGTDPTYVGRIRQALDFPNTLDLFVCGDNLRKGAALNAAEIAELVAAEFV